A single genomic interval of Sceloporus undulatus isolate JIND9_A2432 ecotype Alabama chromosome 2, SceUnd_v1.1, whole genome shotgun sequence harbors:
- the CCDC42 gene encoding coiled-coil domain-containing protein 42, with amino-acid sequence MTTMEEEDLSEYFRMQYGQKLLKLLMKFPVSEEQSPSPSIRLLEKKKEAKLVHQAMEAQKEAFKTRMESLNNRWEELGAKEIQLKAYIRKFEQFIQENDQKRIRALKKANKERELKKQRVKELAKAKLEMAALKQQHQKLYNKLQQYSIFNKYLERVVQVSEFEEIREVIGRYRTLIGMHRDLVQSAQEGLEMIEQAKVRLARYKEEKDDEILQHNNELARLQLRFDHARSDVIVWESRWAHIQNTAAKKTLQLGTIKMATLNLFQSVSKQMKEALMVPVEDTHKQLDMIQQFIQDLSDIWAEVKKKDQSRSQTAVPKE; translated from the exons ATGACCACCATGGAGGAAGAGGATCTGAGCGAATATTTCCGTATGCAGTATGGACAGAAGTTGCTGAAACTGTTGAT gAAATTCCCTGTATCAGAGGAGCAGTCTCCATCTCCTTCTATTCGGCTcctagagaagaaaaaagaagccaAATTGGTGCATCAGGCCATGGAGGCTCAAAAGGAG GCATTTAAGACAAGGATGGAATCCTTGAACAACCGATGGGAGGAACTTGGAGCAAAAGAGATCCAACTGAAAGCATATATTCGGAAATTTGAACAATTCATACAG GAGAATGACCAGAAACGAATCAGAGCTCTGAAGAAAGCCAACAAGGAACGAGAACTGAAGAAACAGCGAGTGAAAGAGCTGGCCAAGGCCAAGCTGGAGATGGCAGCTCTCaagcagcagcaccagaagcTCTACAACAAGCTACAGCAGTACTCCATCTTCAACAAATACCTAGAGAGGGTGGTTCAGGTCTCAGAG TTTGAAGAGATCCGGGAGGTCATTGGACGCTACAGGACACTCATAGGGATGCACCGTGATCTTGTGCAATCGGCCCAAGAGGGGCTGGAGATGATTGAGCAAGCCAAAGTTCGCCTGGCTCGCtacaaggaggaaaaagatgatgAGATCCTGCAGCATAACAATGAGCTGGCACGCTTGCAGCTGCGTTTTGATCATGCTCGCAGTGATGTTATTGTCTGG GAGTCCCGTTGGGCCCATATCCAAAATACtgctgctaagaaaaccctacagttGGGCACTATTAAGATGGCCACCTTAAACCTCTTCCAGAGTGTAAGCAAACAGATGAAGGAAGCTTTAATGGTGCCTGTGGAGGATACCCATAAACAGCTGGATATG ATCCAGCAGTTTATCCAAGACCTGTCAGATATCTGGGcagaagtaaagaaaaaagaTCAAAGCCGGTCACAAACAGCAGTGCCTAAGGAATAG